In a single window of the Atlantibacter hermannii genome:
- the rna_1 gene encoding ribonuclease I, with product MLKIMNRATAALVCGVLASSVVYADDTPLAAQRYGDFDRYVLALSWQTGFCQDQHDRNRQETDECRLQKEQDDKRAFLTVHGLWPGLPKSIAARGVDEKRWMRFGCATRPIPNMPEARIGQKCAAAETGLSLEAAARLSSVMPAAGGTSCLERYEFAKHGVCFRV from the coding sequence ATGTTGAAAATAATGAATCGTGCCACAGCTGCGCTGGTGTGCGGCGTGCTTGCAAGCTCTGTTGTTTACGCTGACGATACCCCGCTGGCGGCGCAGCGCTATGGCGATTTTGACCGCTATGTATTGGCGCTTTCCTGGCAAACCGGCTTTTGCCAGGATCAACACGACCGAAACCGTCAGGAAACCGACGAATGCCGCCTGCAAAAAGAGCAGGACGACAAGCGCGCCTTTTTAACCGTGCATGGTTTGTGGCCTGGCCTGCCGAAATCCATCGCGGCACGCGGCGTGGATGAAAAACGCTGGATGCGGTTTGGCTGCGCTACCCGTCCGATTCCCAATATGCCGGAAGCGCGCATCGGCCAAAAATGCGCCGCGGCGGAGACCGGCCTGTCGCTGGAGGCTGCCGCCAGGCTCAGCAGCGTGATGCCTGCCGCAGGTGGCACCTCCTGTCTTGAACGCTACGAATTCGCCAAGCATGGCGTCTGTTTTCGGGTTTGA
- the cusA_2 gene encoding cation efflux system protein CusA encodes MPVYDRSTLINHAIENLTHKLLEEFVVVALVCVLFLFHFRSALVAIISLPLGILGAFIIMHYQGINANIMSLGGIAIAIGAMVDAAIVMIENMHKVLEQWRHDRDGKIPSGAEYWKIAEQAAVEVGPALFCSLLIITLSFIPVFALEAQEGRMFSPLAFTKTWAMAVSAGLGITLIPVLMGAFIRGRIPAEQDNPLNRWLIRAYEPLLDKVLSWPKTTVALALILLVATLWPLSRLGSEFLPPLDEGDLLYMPSTLPGISVREAAKLLQQTDRLIKTVPEVESVFGKAGRAETATDPAPLTMLETTIRFKPRDQWRAGMTMDKLVEELDARVKVPGIANVWVPPIRNRLDMLATGIKSPVGIKVNGNRIEDIERIASEIEQQVKSVPGVTSALAERLAGGRYVDIVIDRRKAARYGVSVSELQSMVATLVGGQNIGETIEGRERYPINVRYPREWRDNIQKLRRLPVVTANGSQVTLSELATITVNDGPPMLKSENARLSNWIYVDLRGRDLKSAVEEMQNIVAANVTLPQGVTLSWSGQFEYLERATATLKIVLPFTLLIIFILLYITFQRFSDALLIMGTLPFALIGGVWLLWLLDYHLSVAGAVGFIALAGVAAEFGVIMVLYLNQAWLRKRGEPGGEQTPQLLRAIHEGAVLRVRPKVMTVATIMAGLMPIMWGNGSGSEVMRRIAAPMIGGMITAPLLSMLVIPALYLLIKKPK; translated from the coding sequence GTGCCGGTCTATGACCGCTCGACCCTGATTAATCATGCCATTGAAAACCTCACTCACAAACTGCTGGAAGAATTTGTGGTGGTGGCGCTGGTTTGCGTGCTGTTTCTGTTCCACTTTCGATCGGCGCTGGTGGCGATTATTTCACTGCCGCTGGGGATCCTTGGCGCGTTTATTATCATGCATTACCAGGGGATCAACGCCAACATCATGTCGCTGGGTGGCATCGCTATCGCTATCGGGGCCATGGTGGATGCCGCGATTGTGATGATTGAAAACATGCATAAAGTCCTTGAGCAGTGGCGGCATGACCGTGACGGCAAGATCCCCAGCGGCGCGGAGTACTGGAAAATTGCCGAGCAGGCGGCAGTAGAAGTGGGGCCGGCGCTGTTTTGTAGCCTGCTGATCATCACCCTGTCTTTTATTCCGGTGTTCGCGCTGGAAGCGCAGGAAGGGCGGATGTTCTCACCGCTGGCGTTTACCAAAACCTGGGCGATGGCGGTTTCCGCCGGACTTGGGATCACATTAATCCCGGTATTGATGGGAGCATTTATTCGTGGCCGCATCCCCGCCGAACAGGATAACCCGCTCAATCGCTGGCTGATCCGCGCTTACGAGCCGCTGCTGGACAAAGTGCTTAGCTGGCCGAAAACCACGGTTGCGCTGGCGCTCATCCTGCTGGTGGCGACGCTGTGGCCGCTCAGCCGCCTGGGTAGCGAGTTTTTGCCACCGCTTGATGAAGGCGATTTGCTGTACATGCCCTCGACGCTGCCGGGAATTTCCGTGCGTGAAGCAGCAAAACTGCTCCAGCAAACCGACCGGCTTATCAAAACCGTACCGGAAGTGGAAAGCGTATTCGGTAAAGCGGGACGGGCGGAAACCGCCACCGATCCGGCGCCGCTCACCATGCTGGAAACCACCATCCGCTTTAAACCGCGTGACCAGTGGCGAGCGGGTATGACCATGGACAAATTGGTGGAAGAGCTGGATGCTCGCGTGAAAGTGCCGGGGATCGCCAATGTCTGGGTACCGCCGATCCGCAACCGTCTCGATATGCTGGCGACCGGTATAAAAAGCCCGGTAGGTATTAAGGTGAACGGTAACCGGATTGAGGATATTGAACGGATAGCCAGTGAAATCGAACAGCAGGTGAAATCGGTGCCTGGCGTCACCTCGGCGCTGGCGGAGCGGCTGGCGGGCGGGCGCTATGTGGACATCGTTATTGATCGGCGCAAAGCGGCGCGTTATGGCGTCTCGGTGAGCGAATTGCAGTCGATGGTGGCTACGCTGGTAGGGGGGCAAAATATCGGCGAAACCATTGAAGGGCGTGAACGTTACCCCATCAATGTGCGTTATCCGCGAGAGTGGCGCGACAATATCCAGAAATTGCGGAGGTTGCCGGTGGTGACCGCAAACGGCAGTCAGGTCACGCTGTCTGAACTGGCAACCATCACCGTCAACGACGGGCCGCCAATGCTGAAAAGTGAAAATGCCCGCTTGTCGAACTGGATTTATGTCGACCTGCGCGGACGCGATCTGAAATCGGCGGTGGAGGAGATGCAAAACATCGTGGCTGCGAACGTCACACTACCGCAGGGCGTCACGCTGTCGTGGTCCGGGCAGTTCGAGTATCTGGAGCGCGCTACCGCGACCCTGAAAATTGTCCTGCCGTTTACGCTGCTGATTATTTTCATTCTGCTGTATATCACCTTCCAGCGCTTTAGCGACGCCCTGCTGATTATGGGGACGTTGCCGTTTGCCCTGATTGGTGGCGTCTGGCTGCTGTGGCTGCTGGATTACCATCTTTCCGTCGCAGGCGCGGTGGGGTTTATCGCGCTGGCGGGCGTGGCGGCGGAGTTTGGGGTAATTATGGTGCTGTATCTTAATCAGGCGTGGTTGCGTAAACGCGGGGAGCCCGGCGGCGAGCAGACTCCGCAATTATTGCGAGCTATCCACGAAGGCGCTGTACTGCGCGTACGACCGAAAGTGATGACGGTGGCGACCATCATGGCGGGTTTGATGCCGATTATGTGGGGAAACGGTAGCGGATCGGAAGTTATGCGCCGCATAGCCGCGCCGATGATCGGTGGCATGATCACCGCGCCGCTGCTGTCGATGCTGGTGATCCCGGCATTGTATTTACTGATTAAAAAACCGAAGTAA
- the cusF_1 gene encoding putative efflux transporter, whose protein sequence is MRGAKIVTSGQFLIDSEASLRSALPAEEKQTDYQGTGVVEALEDGSVTIAHGPIPALKWGAMTMDFTLTSTPPDIKPGDRVQFTFTMNDDGAVIERLQPIREVNP, encoded by the coding sequence GTGAGGGGCGCGAAGATCGTCACCTCCGGACAGTTCCTGATTGATTCCGAAGCCAGCCTGCGCAGCGCACTGCCCGCGGAAGAGAAACAAACCGATTACCAGGGGACGGGCGTGGTCGAGGCGCTGGAAGACGGCAGCGTCACTATCGCGCATGGTCCGATCCCGGCCCTGAAATGGGGAGCCATGACCATGGACTTCACCCTGACATCCACGCCGCCCGATATAAAGCCAGGCGACAGGGTGCAGTTTACCTTCACCATGAATGACGATGGCGCGGTGATCGAACGCCTCCAGCCCATCAGAGAGGTTAACCCATGA
- the cusF_2 gene encoding cation efflux system protein yields MFILSRLLPVAALLFTFSAFSAENIPAHQHHGMAMPMSAEQPVWQSQGVVKKMTDRQITLSHAAIEALNWPPMTMAFDRPAHLPTPVQVGDKVTFTFSQTDSGYQLVHIAPLR; encoded by the coding sequence ATGTTTATTCTTTCCCGACTGCTGCCTGTCGCGGCGTTGCTGTTCACCTTTTCCGCATTTTCCGCTGAAAACATTCCCGCTCACCAACATCATGGTATGGCAATGCCCATGTCTGCCGAACAGCCGGTATGGCAGAGCCAGGGCGTGGTTAAAAAAATGACCGATCGCCAAATCACCCTTTCGCATGCAGCCATCGAGGCGCTTAACTGGCCGCCGATGACCATGGCGTTTGACCGTCCGGCGCACCTTCCCACGCCGGTGCAGGTAGGCGATAAGGTGACCTTTACCTTTAGCCAGACTGACAGCGGTTACCAGCTCGTTCATATCGCGCCTTTACGCTAA
- the dcuC_2 gene encoding C4-dicarboxylate transporter DcuC: protein MICIALAAVIEFVRGFNTQKVYSGLEVAYRGMADAFANVVMLLVAAGVFAQGLSTIGFIQGLISIATSFGSASIILMLVLVILTMLAAMTTGSGNAPFYAFVEMIPKLAHTSGINPAYLTIPMLQASNLGRTISPVSGVVVAVAGMAKISPFEVVKRTSVPVLVGLIVVIVATEILVPSLVIAP, encoded by the coding sequence GTGATCTGTATCGCCCTGGCGGCGGTGATTGAATTTGTGCGCGGCTTTAATACGCAGAAGGTCTATTCCGGCCTGGAAGTGGCGTACCGCGGGATGGCAGACGCCTTCGCCAACGTGGTGATGCTGTTAGTCGCCGCTGGCGTGTTCGCGCAAGGTCTTAGCACTATCGGCTTTATCCAGGGACTGATCTCCATCGCGACGTCGTTCGGCTCGGCCAGTATTATTCTGATGCTGGTACTGGTTATCCTGACCATGCTCGCCGCCATGACCACCGGTTCCGGCAACGCGCCGTTCTACGCTTTCGTAGAGATGATCCCGAAACTTGCGCACACTTCCGGTATTAACCCGGCTTACCTCACCATTCCGATGTTGCAGGCCTCCAACCTGGGCCGCACCATTTCTCCGGTTTCCGGTGTGGTGGTTGCGGTCGCGGGGATGGCGAAAATCTCTCCGTTCGAAGTGGTGAAGCGCACCTCCGTGCCCGTGTTGGTCGGCCTGATTGTGGTGATTGTCGCCACTGAAATTCTGGTCCCGTCCCTGGTCATTGCGCCATAA
- the cpo gene encoding putative alpha/beta hydrolase fold protein: MSEFDKITLRDGSYLYFKDWGSGQPIVFSHGWPLTADAFEDQMLFLGQQGYRVIAHDRRGHGRSSQPWEGHTMDQYADDLAELTAHLDLKEAIHVGHSTGGGEVARYIGRHGTARVAKAVLIGAVTPVMIQTDYNPDGVPKAVFDGIREGVINDRAAFFKELTLAFYGYNRDGAQISEEVRNEFVRQGMQGSIKALYDCIKAFSETDLREDLRKMTVPTLVIHGDDDQIVPFRNLRQSGCRDVARRHAEGLSGRLSRHLHHP; encoded by the coding sequence ATGAGCGAGTTTGATAAAATCACCCTGCGCGACGGCAGTTATTTGTATTTTAAGGACTGGGGATCGGGGCAGCCGATCGTCTTCAGTCATGGCTGGCCGCTCACGGCTGACGCCTTTGAAGATCAAATGCTGTTTTTAGGTCAGCAGGGCTATCGGGTTATCGCCCATGATCGCCGGGGGCACGGGCGCTCCTCTCAGCCCTGGGAAGGGCATACCATGGATCAGTACGCTGACGATCTGGCAGAGCTTACCGCGCATCTGGATCTTAAAGAGGCGATCCACGTCGGCCATTCCACCGGTGGCGGCGAAGTGGCGCGCTACATTGGACGTCATGGAACGGCGCGGGTAGCAAAAGCGGTGTTAATCGGCGCGGTGACGCCCGTGATGATCCAGACCGATTACAATCCTGACGGCGTGCCAAAAGCGGTGTTTGACGGGATACGTGAAGGCGTGATCAACGATCGCGCTGCATTCTTCAAGGAGCTGACCCTGGCGTTTTATGGCTATAACCGCGACGGCGCACAGATTTCTGAGGAAGTCCGTAATGAGTTTGTTCGCCAGGGGATGCAGGGCTCGATTAAAGCGCTTTATGACTGTATTAAAGCCTTTTCGGAAACCGATTTGCGCGAAGATTTGCGCAAAATGACGGTACCAACATTAGTGATCCACGGGGATGACGATCAAATTGTGCCGTTTCGAAACCTGCGGCAAAGTGGCTGCCGGGATGTTGCCCGACGCCACGCTGAAGGTTTATCCGGGCGGCTCTCACGGCATCTGCACCACCCATAA
- the cusB gene encoding putative efflux transporter — MNSKTLSLLALLIGAALGGGYWLGQQQHASPAGNARPERQVLYWYDPMVPGQRFDKPGKSPFMDMDLQPRYADEAADEAGVSISARQQQNLGIRTARVERRALSAPFSAYATVQNDERNSEIVPAPASGVVEKLFVRAPLQSVKKGEPLAQLWIPTWTTAQQEYLAVRLLGDSALTAAARERLMLQFMPEEVIRRVERSGKPQTRLVLRAPRDGYVAKLETRAGAQVSATAPLFELASLDPVWVVVDYPPSQAQSLRPGATLLAATDSYPGEIFSGKVSELLPALESTTRTLQARIVIANPDQKLRPGMYLTLTRDGQTADTPRLAIPEEALIETGSANRVLVAEEEGFFRAVNVKTGLHSDGWVEIISGLGEGREDRHLRTVPD; from the coding sequence ATGAACAGTAAAACGCTTTCACTTCTCGCGCTGTTGATCGGCGCGGCACTGGGCGGCGGCTACTGGCTGGGGCAGCAGCAGCACGCGTCTCCTGCGGGAAATGCCCGGCCGGAACGCCAGGTTCTCTACTGGTACGATCCGATGGTACCCGGACAACGCTTCGATAAGCCCGGTAAATCGCCGTTTATGGATATGGATTTGCAGCCGCGCTACGCCGATGAAGCCGCTGATGAGGCAGGGGTGTCGATAAGCGCCCGCCAGCAGCAGAACCTCGGCATTCGTACCGCCCGGGTGGAACGGCGGGCATTATCGGCACCTTTTTCAGCCTATGCCACGGTGCAAAACGATGAGCGCAACAGCGAAATTGTCCCCGCTCCGGCATCGGGCGTGGTGGAGAAACTGTTTGTACGCGCGCCGTTGCAGTCGGTCAAAAAAGGCGAACCGCTGGCTCAGCTCTGGATCCCCACGTGGACCACTGCACAGCAGGAATATCTGGCGGTTCGCTTGTTAGGCGACAGCGCATTAACCGCTGCTGCCCGGGAGCGGCTCATGCTTCAGTTTATGCCGGAAGAGGTGATTCGCCGCGTTGAGCGCAGCGGCAAACCCCAGACGCGGCTGGTGTTGCGCGCACCGCGCGACGGCTATGTGGCGAAGCTGGAGACACGGGCCGGTGCGCAGGTTAGCGCCACCGCGCCGCTGTTTGAACTGGCGAGCCTCGACCCGGTGTGGGTGGTGGTGGATTATCCGCCTTCCCAGGCGCAGTCGCTACGCCCTGGCGCAACGCTGTTAGCGGCTACCGACAGCTACCCCGGCGAGATATTCAGCGGCAAAGTCAGCGAACTGTTACCCGCGCTGGAAAGCACCACCCGCACGCTTCAGGCACGGATCGTCATTGCGAATCCCGACCAGAAGCTGCGGCCAGGCATGTATCTGACCTTAACCCGCGACGGGCAAACCGCAGATACCCCGCGGCTGGCCATTCCGGAGGAGGCGCTTATCGAAACCGGCAGCGCGAACCGGGTTCTGGTGGCGGAAGAGGAGGGATTCTTCCGGGCGGTGAATGTGAAAACCGGTCTCCATAGTGACGGCTGGGTGGAGATCATTTCTGGCCTGGGTGAGGGGCGCGAAGATCGTCACCTCCGGACAGTTCCTGATTGA
- the rna_2 gene encoding ribonuclease I, producing the protein MASVFGFDPDAYFTTMVRFNREVKESPLGAFLANNYGNVVSRKAFDNAVAASFGKQSVKAFKLVCSGNPAYLTEMQISLNAATINAPLSPASFAAQPHPGNCAKQFRLDEVGY; encoded by the coding sequence ATGGCGTCTGTTTTCGGGTTTGATCCGGATGCCTATTTCACCACCATGGTTCGGTTTAACCGTGAAGTGAAGGAGAGTCCGCTGGGTGCGTTTCTTGCCAACAACTATGGCAACGTCGTGTCACGCAAAGCGTTTGATAATGCCGTCGCGGCGTCGTTTGGCAAACAAAGCGTTAAGGCGTTCAAACTGGTATGCAGCGGCAACCCCGCTTACCTTACCGAGATGCAAATTTCCCTGAATGCCGCCACGATTAACGCGCCCCTCAGCCCTGCCTCGTTTGCGGCGCAGCCCCATCCAGGTAACTGCGCCAAACAATTTCGGCTTGATGAAGTTGGTTACTGA
- the czcC gene encoding putative outer membrane efflux protein, giving the protein MKQTTLSLWLGGVLLVLTSAVAQAAALSLEQTLDLAQRYSAELSASRNQVRAYGAMADSARQLPDPELKFGIENLPVQGSNARRFTREGMTMQRVGVMQTFVSADKRERKADTLLAQSASASAQEQVIRAQLQRDTAQAWLDLALSEKAAQAARQLLNETGRQIPVQRSGVASGSAAASSTLALQSALSAMRDNLTLAERDVSLAQTRLYQLTGETFDGVAGALPRYQRLPAEPQTLEQGVSVHPEVVLAAREADVAKARSAQSAVASKPDVGVEVYYARRAEAYGDLAGVMFTVGMPIFQSHRQDKDYAADVSRAMEANDRLSQATRDRVALVRSLVAEYQAAQTLWRRKQQEIVPLSQQRLLVVTAEYRSGQATLDAVLDARRSLLDAQLSAINAEKEMAQRWAAVRYLTVQGVAHEQ; this is encoded by the coding sequence ATGAAGCAAACGACTCTGAGCCTCTGGCTCGGTGGGGTTTTGCTCGTCCTGACCAGCGCGGTCGCCCAGGCGGCGGCGCTGAGTCTGGAGCAAACACTCGACCTCGCGCAGCGCTATTCCGCCGAGCTGTCCGCCAGCCGCAATCAGGTGCGCGCATACGGCGCGATGGCGGATTCGGCGCGCCAGTTACCCGATCCGGAACTCAAGTTTGGCATCGAAAACCTGCCGGTGCAGGGCAGCAACGCCCGACGCTTTACCCGTGAAGGCATGACCATGCAGCGCGTCGGCGTGATGCAAACCTTCGTAAGCGCAGATAAGCGCGAACGCAAAGCCGACACGCTGCTGGCGCAGTCCGCCAGCGCCAGCGCGCAGGAGCAGGTGATCCGTGCGCAGCTGCAGCGGGACACCGCTCAGGCCTGGCTGGATCTGGCGTTATCGGAGAAGGCGGCGCAAGCGGCACGGCAACTTCTCAACGAGACCGGCAGGCAAATCCCGGTGCAGCGCAGCGGCGTGGCCAGCGGCTCCGCGGCGGCATCGTCCACCCTGGCGCTGCAAAGCGCCTTATCCGCGATGCGCGATAACCTCACGCTGGCGGAGCGCGATGTCAGCCTGGCGCAAACCCGTTTATACCAGTTGACCGGCGAAACCTTCGACGGCGTCGCCGGCGCGTTGCCGCGTTACCAGCGCCTTCCGGCGGAGCCGCAAACCCTTGAGCAGGGCGTTTCCGTCCATCCGGAAGTGGTGCTCGCCGCGCGGGAAGCTGATGTGGCGAAAGCGCGTTCAGCGCAGTCTGCGGTAGCGTCGAAGCCTGACGTCGGCGTGGAGGTGTATTACGCCCGACGTGCTGAAGCGTACGGCGATCTGGCCGGGGTGATGTTTACCGTCGGTATGCCGATTTTCCAGTCGCACCGGCAGGACAAAGACTATGCCGCCGATGTATCCCGTGCGATGGAAGCCAACGATCGGCTCTCGCAGGCCACTCGCGACAGGGTGGCGCTGGTCCGCAGCCTGGTGGCGGAATACCAGGCCGCACAAACCTTATGGCGCCGCAAGCAGCAGGAAATTGTGCCGCTCAGTCAACAACGGCTGCTGGTCGTTACTGCCGAATACCGTTCCGGGCAGGCCACGCTGGATGCGGTACTTGACGCCCGGCGTAGCCTGCTGGACGCCCAACTTAGCGCAATCAACGCTGAAAAAGAGATGGCGCAACGCTGGGCCGCCGTCCGTTATCTGACGGTACAAGGAGTCGCCCATGAACAGTAA
- the cusA_3 gene encoding cation efflux system protein CusA: MIAAVIRSSLRNRFLVLIAALMMAAWGIWALARTPVDALPDLSDVQVIVRVAWPGKAPQVIEDQVTYPLTTTMLSVPGAKTVRGFSMFGETYVYILFDEGTDPYWARSRVVEYLSQVQAQLPAEAKASLGPDATGVGWVYEYALIDRSGKRSLAELRALQDWTLKYELKTVPNVAEVASVGGMVRQYQILLQPERLRALNITHQQVVEAVGQANQESGGSLLELGEAEYMVRTTGYLANLDDFRNVAIASRNGVPVLLSDVATVRLGPEIRRGVAEYNGEGEVTGGIIVMRYGKNALDTINAVKAKLTELQRTLPFGR, encoded by the coding sequence ATGATCGCGGCCGTTATCCGCAGTTCGCTAAGAAACCGTTTCCTGGTGCTGATCGCCGCGCTGATGATGGCGGCATGGGGGATCTGGGCACTGGCGCGCACGCCGGTGGATGCGTTGCCGGATCTGTCGGATGTGCAGGTGATTGTCCGCGTCGCCTGGCCTGGCAAAGCCCCTCAGGTAATAGAGGATCAGGTCACTTATCCCCTGACCACAACAATGTTATCGGTGCCGGGCGCAAAAACCGTGCGCGGGTTTTCCATGTTTGGCGAAACCTACGTCTACATACTGTTTGACGAGGGGACCGATCCCTACTGGGCGCGCTCACGGGTGGTGGAATATCTAAGCCAGGTGCAGGCGCAACTGCCTGCCGAGGCGAAAGCGTCGCTGGGCCCGGATGCCACCGGGGTTGGCTGGGTGTATGAATATGCGCTGATCGACCGTTCCGGAAAGCGCAGCCTGGCGGAGTTGCGCGCCTTACAGGACTGGACGCTGAAGTACGAGTTAAAAACAGTGCCTAACGTGGCGGAAGTTGCCAGCGTGGGCGGGATGGTGCGCCAGTATCAAATTCTGCTACAACCGGAACGGCTTCGGGCACTCAATATCACGCATCAACAGGTCGTGGAGGCGGTGGGTCAGGCGAACCAGGAGAGCGGCGGTTCGCTGCTGGAACTGGGCGAAGCGGAATACATGGTGCGTACCACCGGCTATCTGGCGAATCTGGATGACTTCCGCAATGTAGCGATCGCCAGCCGTAACGGCGTGCCGGTGCTGCTTTCCGATGTGGCGACGGTGCGGCTCGGCCCGGAAATTCGCCGCGGTGTGGCGGAATATAACGGCGAAGGGGAAGTCACCGGCGGCATCATTGTGATGCGCTATGGCAAGAATGCGCTGGATACGATCAACGCCGTAAAAGCCAAACTGACCGAGCTGCAACGGACGCTCCCCTTCGGGCGTTGA
- the dcuC_1 gene encoding C4-dicarboxylate transporter DcuC gives MLTFLELLIGLVVIIGVARYIIKGYSATGVLFVGGLALLIVSALMGHKVLPSSATSTGYTATDIFEYIKILLMSRGGDLGMMIMMLCGFAAYMTHIGANDMVVKLASRPLQYINSPYILMIAAYFVACLMSLAVSSATGLGVLLMATLFPVMVNVGISRGAAAAICASPAAIILSPTSGDVVLAAQAAEMPLIDFAFKTTLPISIAAIIAMAIAHFFWQRYLDKKEHISHEMLNVSEIQTTAPLFLRDPAVYSDYRRADFRRQMGPAAAYHHHPGDLYRPGGGD, from the coding sequence ATGCTGACCTTTTTAGAACTCCTGATCGGGCTGGTCGTCATTATTGGCGTCGCGCGCTACATTATTAAAGGCTATTCGGCAACCGGCGTGTTGTTTGTCGGTGGTCTGGCGCTGCTGATTGTCAGCGCCCTGATGGGCCATAAGGTATTGCCATCGAGCGCGACCTCTACCGGCTATACCGCCACCGATATTTTTGAGTACATTAAAATCCTGCTGATGAGCCGCGGTGGCGATCTCGGCATGATGATTATGATGCTGTGCGGTTTCGCGGCCTACATGACCCATATCGGCGCCAACGATATGGTAGTCAAATTAGCTTCCCGTCCGCTTCAGTACATTAACTCGCCGTACATTCTGATGATTGCCGCCTATTTTGTGGCATGCCTGATGTCGCTTGCCGTCTCTTCCGCCACCGGGCTGGGCGTTCTGTTAATGGCGACGCTGTTCCCGGTTATGGTTAACGTCGGCATCAGCCGTGGCGCGGCAGCAGCAATTTGCGCCTCTCCGGCGGCGATTATTCTTTCCCCCACCTCCGGTGACGTGGTACTGGCAGCCCAGGCCGCAGAAATGCCGCTGATTGATTTTGCCTTTAAAACCACATTGCCAATTTCCATCGCCGCGATCATTGCGATGGCGATTGCCCATTTTTTCTGGCAGCGCTACCTCGATAAAAAAGAGCACATCAGCCATGAGATGCTCAACGTCAGCGAAATCCAGACAACCGCCCCCCTCTTTTTACGCGATCCTGCCGTTTACTCCGATTATCGGCGTGCTGATTTTCGACGGCAAATGGGGCCCGCAGCTGCATATCATCACCATCCTGGTGATCTGTATCGCCCTGGCGGCGGTGATTGA